The stretch of DNA GTGCATAAGCAATCGCTTGACATAAATGTGCGCTATTCACTGATTGAGAATCACTTTGAAGCAGTCAGAAGCGTTGTTGAGCGAGACTGTTGAAACTGCAACAGCTCATCCTTACATTTTACAGTTCACGCACATCTATTTTTATTTGCGACGGAAGGGCCTGCACTGTCGAGCCCTGCCCCTGTCTTTGTGATATATCCGCCGTGTCTGTGCAGTGCAGCACTCGGGGGTACGTCAGCGGTAGTAAACCATTATCGCGCACTCAGAATGAGCAGATATGAAATGAGGTAGAAGGGAGATTTTCCACTAGTTAATCGATCGGGATGGTTTCATTTTGTTGGCCAGATGAAAAAAGGATACATATAATAGAAGCAAATATGTTTCTCCATACAGAATATATTTGGGCAGCCGTTAATATACCTTGGCGGCCTGCCCAAGTTAagtctacaggtgcatctcaataaattagaatgtaattcaactcaaatggtgaaactcgtgtattaaataaatttaatgcacagagactgaagtagtttaagtctttgattattttaattgctatgattttggctcacatttaacaaaacccaccaTTTccctatctcaacaaattagaatatgctgacatggcaatcagctaatcaactcaaaacacctgcaaaggtttcctgagccttcaaaatggccacaaacattcattgccaaagaagctggctgttcacagagtgctgtatccaagcatgttaacagaaagttgagtggaagggaaaagtgtggaagaaaaagatgcacaaccaactgagagaaccgcagccttatggaggattgtcaagcaaaatctatTCAAGAATTGGACTGTTGCCAAGTGGTCCAAAATCATCTTTTCAGATGAgggcaagttttgtatttcatttggaaaccaaggtcctataGTCTGGAGAAAGGTTCAGAAGCTcaaagcccaagttgcttgaagtccagtgttaagtttccacagtctgtgatgatttgggttgcaatgtcatctgctggtgttggtctattgtgttttttgaaaactaaagtcactgcaccctgtttaccaataaattttggagcacttcatgcttccttctgctgaccagctttttgaagatgctgatttcattttccagcaggatttggcacatcCCCACACTGCCGCAAGCACTAAAAGTTGGTTATATGACCATATactgtgtgcttgactggccagcaaactcaccagacctgaaccccagagagaatctatgggctactgTCAAGAGGAAAAAAATGAGCTCTGACCAGTTTGCACTTTCAAAAGAAACCTGGGTTACCATACCACCTCAGCATTGCCAAAACATTGTTcatctccatgccacgctgaattcaggcagtaattaaagcaaaaggagcccctaccaagtattgagtacatgtacagtaaatgaagaccaacaattaaaaagaaatatatatatatatttttattggtcttatgaagtattctaatttgttgacactgtcttctggacaactgtcagatcagcagtcttccccatgattgtgtagccgagtgaaccaaactgagagaccattttaaaggctcaggaaaccattgcaggtgttttgagttgataagctgattgACACattcaccatattctaatttgctgatatagtgaattggtgggtttttgttaaatgtgagccaaaatcatcacaatgtaAAAAAACCAAAGACTCAAAcgagtttgagttgaattactgaaataaacttttctgacacacacatatattattaaatataataataaatcatttgaaaAGAGGTATTTGTCCGTTAATAATTCaaattgatattttgatatttgattatCTGTATATATTAGtggtcaaacgattaattgcatccaaaataatttttttttttacaattatatatttatataatttatattataaaatatacacaataaatatacacaatacacacacatatattatgaaaaataaatcttttattttggatatataAATAGAGaattaattaatagtaataaaaagtaaactaaatacATTACTTTAAATTGCAATATAATGTCATGATATAAGAGTTTTTACtaagtttttaatcaaataaatccagctttTAGAGCATAAAGACATACaagattttaatgtttcaaaaacctaaaaaaaaaaaaataatcccactgaaccaaacatttaaacagtaatGGTGTATGTCCATATCCCATGTCATATAAAAAGGTATCAGGCTTTAATCAgctctgtttgtctctctctgtTAGACTAAACAAGGACAGTCGTCCCTTTCCTCAGTCTCTGTATCATCTGAGGTGTCCAGTATTTCCATGTCGTCCACCTCATCACGACTGAAGTATGTCTCTCTGGGGGTGCTGGTACTGCAGACCACCTCCTTGGTGCTGACAATGCGTTACTCACGTACTCTGCAGTCCGACGGGCCGCGCTACCTGGCGTCATCTGCCGTAGTGTTTGCTGAGGTCCTTAAGATTGCTGCATGCCTGCTGCTTGTCTTCAGAGAACACAGTGAGTTTGCACCTCCTCGTCTGTGGCATGCAGTCTGTCTGTAATGCATTAGATCCCTAGATTATAGTACaatcttttgtttttcttatAAGTGTTTGTCTGTCTCCAGGGTTTCACTGTCTAATCCATATCATTgtcaatgtattgtttttattatttcccgGGATTTATGTCATTGTGGCTCTATGCTATGTATATTTTAGGTTATTTTAACCATgtgctaaaatataaaaaaggtaaTAGTGGCTGTGTATGTCACACAATGCTGAGATAAACACACAAAGAAGATAAAAAGTAAATGCAAATAGTCTTTAATGAATCACCAAAAGGGTAAATCCAGGACAGAACAGGCAGGAGACTGGGGCTTAAATACATGTGATGACGAGGAGAGTtaacaagacacacctgaaccaaatgaCACAATCAAACATGAGGGAAAACTAGGTCACGGCGCACATGATGgatgaaaacacaataaaaacagtccAGGGGTGTGACAGTGTGtcacaatttaaacttttttttttttcccgcaATTCTGAGTGTATATTTCACAATGTGAAGGTTTTTTTTGCAATTTCCGAGGTTAAATATcacaaaatgaattttttttccaGCAATTCTGAGCTTTTATcacaattcatacattttttttttttttgtgtgtggaaatTTTGAGTGTATAGCTCAACTCAActcaaacttttattttcatgattctGAGATTATATTATAATTCAGATGATTTTATCGCAgttctaagtttatatcttgccattggactttttttttcatggttcagAATTTTGTATCTTGTATCTTTTTTCttatatttctgagtttatatctcacaatttgaccttttttcttctcctaatttatatatttttctcgcAATTTTGAGATTGTGTCTGACAGTCAAGAACTGTGAGAAGAACACTCCCAGTAAACTAAACGTTTTATCCTGTTTATAGCAAGCGTAATATTCAGAATCCTTTGTGTTTTGTCTGAAAGCGTCGTTGAAACAGCGATCTCATTCTTGTCAGGAGCTCAGAGCAGCAGAGGAGAGCTGTCTAATGTTCAGTGCTGTGTGTGCCTCTTAGGTTTCAGTGTTCGTGGACTGAATCGGGTGTTGAAGGAGGAAATAATCAACAAGCCTCTGCTAACGCTGAAGCTGGCCATTCCCTCAGGTATCTACACCCTGCAGAACAACCTGCTCTATGTGGCTCTGTCAAACCTGGATGCAGCTACCTACCAGGTGAGAGAGCACAAATCCAGAGGAAGACACCTATAAACATTGGTATTTATTGAGATATGTCTTCAAAATGGAGCCAAATAATCAATTTATAACACTTGTTATTGTTagaaatatatctatatttatatatagttagCTGTGATGACACTGTTGCTTAAGTTAAATGTTTTCCTTCAGTAAACTCCTTCTTCTATCACTCCGATTCAGATGTTTATTGTGAGTTAGTTCATGAATGACAAACATTCAAATTCTTCAGAAACCTGTTGACATTTCTACAGAAACCTGCAGGTCCCATGGAAATAGCCTTGTGAGATATTATCACAGATTGAAATATGTGatctatttgaatgtgttttaaaatgtaatgtattccagtgatgcaaagctgaatgttcagcatcattacttcagtcttcgtgtcacatgatccttcagagatcattctcaatggaaaataatcaaattattctcaaagaaaacaaaaaatgaatgtgtttttatttttttttgtaggcaCACTTTATTTAGCTTCTCATTGGTTTTCCAGGTTACATATCAGCTGAAAATTCTCACTACAGCGCTGTTCTCCGTGTCCATGTTGGGGAAAAGACTGGGCATTTACCAGTGGCTCTCTCTAGTCATTCTGATGACTGGCATTGCACTCGTCCAGGTAAGGACAGCAGCCTTTATTTGTTTATCAGTTCTTGTGACCGTTAAAATGGACGCTGACTGAGAGTTTGTTGTTATCATGTTGCTAACCTAAACATGCTATATtgtaaaaagcataaaaatacataaaagacaCAAATATTGGTTAACACAGTTAATTCTTATTTAGACTGAATATTGTTTCCTGAAACTGTATGCTTTTATCCATCATCTTTCATGTTTATTTCCTCTGAACTTGCTGCAGCACATTGTGCGATTGTATAAAAAgtcatattgtattatattatattgtattaacaggtaaataagtatttatatatacagatgCCTAATTCTTTGTTTATCTTAatctttaatcattaaaaaaaagttttctcaaatcagttttaatattatataatctacattttttgtaaaatattttcaagtTATAtaactaactatatatatatatatatatatatatatatatatatatatatatatgtgtgtgtgtgtgtgtgtgtgtgtgtatgtatgtatatatatatatatatatatatatatatatatatatatatatatatatatttgtatatatgtttttttataaatacaaatatatttatctttgttcactatttgttttatatataattctaatttaattaaattttttgattttaattatattttttatttattttaattaaatatttgatttttgtaattttgtaaaaaaaaaaaatctatgatgtattatttatttttattacgttCTAGCACTGTTTTTCTCTCAAAACAGAAAAAGGCTTGTCTATGCTGTAAGTATGACTCCTCCCATGTTTACCCTGACCCAACAGTGGCCAGCTGAAGTCTCGTCCAGCACCGAGCAGCAGGACCTGACCGCCGGCTCTCAGCTGATGGGTCTGCTGGCTGTACTCGTGGCCTGCTTCTCCAGCGGATTTGCTGGCGTGTATTTTGAAAAGATCCTCAAAGAGAGCAAGCAGAGCGTCTGGATCCGTAATATTCAGCTAGGTCTGCGGATGTTTAGTAAAAATGTGAACCTAGAAACAGCCCATTTTTGTcctgaaaagaaacaaaaacacattcagctTTGGTAGCCATCGTTTACAAGTGCTTTCTCCTCCACTGTTGTTCCATCGTTCTTCTCAGGTTTATTTGGGCTGGTTTTTGGACTCGGGGGAGTGTTTGCGTACGACGGAGAAAGAGTGCAGGAGAATGGACTCTTTCAAGGGTACAATCATGTGACGTGGACTGTGGTGGCTCTTCAGGTACGTCTCCACTTCTTTTTCATTATAGCACATGCCACATGGTGTTATTTGTGTTAAACGTGCTTCACATACTTCCTGTAGGCTTTGGGTGGGTTAGTGATTGCAGCTGTCATCAAATATGCAGATAACATCCTGAAGGGCTTTGCCACATCCATCTCAATCATTCTGTCCACCCTCATCTCTTATTTCTTGTTGGAAGATTTTGACCCTACTAGGTAAGGCAGTTGCATTTGTATTTGGGTCTTTCTTTGGGAAACGGTGCCATGTGTGTCCCTTACTACTGGTAAAATTCACAAGATACTGAATAATCAAAGTGTAAACACAGTACAAGTGTATTTGACTTGAGTGTGTACGTGGCTAGAGTTCATCCCACCCTAAACTCACGCAAATCGTTACTGTGTTGAACTGTTTGGGATGGGTCAACAAACAGAGCAATCGTTTGATTTGTTTGAAGTGCGCTCTTAGACAGTTAATTCACACTTCTTCATTAAGCAAATGGTTTATCTAAAGATGTATGTTTGTGTAGATCCACACACAGGTGTTCGGTTTGTACTGTTTTACAACACCTTTGTTTGTCAAACGCGTCTCCTGACTAGAgttacatttttgttcatttacatctgtgtcattttacatatttaaattatgcATGAGCACATTATCATTTCCTTTGAAGAAGCCATCAAACAGTCCGTTTATAGCAGGTGTGATAAAGACGTGGCGTGGATCCACCGAAAAACAAATCAGAGGtttgtgtgcacacattataTTGGTTTGATATGGTCATCATTTTCCATTTTAGGCTGCAGCAGAGCAGATGCGTTTGAATTTATTGTGTTGTATGTTGTAGTTTGCAGCGGTGGGACGTTTCTTTTAAGTGCACACACAATATTTGCGTCTGAAA from Carassius gibelio isolate Cgi1373 ecotype wild population from Czech Republic chromosome B2, carGib1.2-hapl.c, whole genome shotgun sequence encodes:
- the LOC127951653 gene encoding UDP-N-acetylglucosamine transporter isoform X2, producing MSSTSSRLKYVSLGVLVLQTTSLVLTMRYSRTLQSDGPRYLASSAVVFAEVLKIAACLLLVFREHSFSVRGLNRVLKEEIINKPLLTLKLAIPSGIYTLQNNLLYVALSNLDAATYQVTYQLKILTTALFSVSMLGKRLGIYQWLSLVILMTGIALVQWPAEVSSSTEQQDLTAGSQLMGLLAVLVACFSSGFAGVYFEKILKESKQSVWIRNIQLGLFGLVFGLGGVFAYDGERVQENGLFQGYNHVTWTVVALQALGGLVIAAVIKYADNILKGFATSISIILSTLISYFLLEDFDPTSVFFLGAMLVIAATFLYGYESTLAVNPSKV
- the LOC127951653 gene encoding UDP-N-acetylglucosamine transporter isoform X1, with the translated sequence MVLTGTKQGQSSLSSVSVSSEVSSISMSSTSSRLKYVSLGVLVLQTTSLVLTMRYSRTLQSDGPRYLASSAVVFAEVLKIAACLLLVFREHSFSVRGLNRVLKEEIINKPLLTLKLAIPSGIYTLQNNLLYVALSNLDAATYQVTYQLKILTTALFSVSMLGKRLGIYQWLSLVILMTGIALVQWPAEVSSSTEQQDLTAGSQLMGLLAVLVACFSSGFAGVYFEKILKESKQSVWIRNIQLGLFGLVFGLGGVFAYDGERVQENGLFQGYNHVTWTVVALQALGGLVIAAVIKYADNILKGFATSISIILSTLISYFLLEDFDPTSVFFLGAMLVIAATFLYGYESTLAVNPSKV